In Oryza sativa Japonica Group chromosome 3, ASM3414082v1, one DNA window encodes the following:
- the LOC107277801 gene encoding protein LURP-one-related 11, with protein sequence MVMLRLPSVKLWRAMVRVHSSCSSPPSPAPAEQLEEAAGAPPAAAASTTARRHWSEQREVFTIWMKSLVLNGSGCTVYDSGGRIVYRVDNYGSRRAADVCLMDLAGNVVVQILSKARLGHLVGRWDGYRPCRGGGAGGEQRPWFKAASEAWRGGGGPRCEFRSDDGRAVQRYRMEGRLREAARAARIVDGATGAAVAEVRRKTTAGGVALGDDVLTLLVEPNVDRSLILSLLLLHHDW encoded by the coding sequence ATGGTGATGCTGCGGCTGCCTAGCGTTAAACTCTGGAGAGCAATGGTGAGGGTGCACTCCTCctgttcgtcgccgccgtcgccggcgccggcggagcagCTGGAAGAGGCCGCCGGtgctcctccggcggcggcggcgagtacgACAGCTAGACGGCACTGGAGCGAGCAGCGGGAGGTGTTCACCATCTGGATGAAGTCGCTGGTGCTCAACGGCAGCGGGTGCACCGTGTACGACTCCGGCGGCCGCATCGTCTACCGCGTCGACAACTACggctcccgccgcgccgccgacgtctGCCTCATGGACCTCGCCGGCAACGTCGTCGTCCAGATCCTCAGCAAGGCGAGGCTGGGGCACCTGGTCGGGAGGTGGGACGGCTACCGcccgtgccgcggcggcggcgccggcggcgagcagcggccgTGGTTCAAGGCGGCGAgcgaggcgtggcgcggcggcgggggccccCGGTGCGAGTTCAGGAGCGACGACGGGCGGGCCGTGCAGCGGTACAGGATGGAGGGGAGgctgcgggaggcggcgcgcgcggcgaggaTCGTGGACGGGGCGacgggcgcggcggtggcggaggtgaggaggaagacgacggcgggcggcgtggcgcTCGGCGACGACGTGCTGACGCTGCTGGTGGAGCCCAACGTAGACCGCTCCCTCATCCTGTCCCTCCTGCTCCTGCATCATGATTGGTAG
- the LOC4332809 gene encoding uncharacterized protein, translating to MVDTRRSAAAKRPAAEEDQEEEKAAAAPAPAAAAAGEGAGAPASAGRRPAKRGKAVAVEVDSGKEDEEAASASGVASAADATPVVVGGGGAAVPPLDTAGLQALTGAVDRLEAILRPGEAVSNSAGHKRSALAKDLQAKLKEVKDLADGVAKKRLPPVANRRQEPWCRLISQHAKNPSIPINASHFTVGYGAHHNLRLEGSYTNSLVCRLKHAKRGALLEIYESKVVRVNGKSFDKTNKVTLCGGDEVVFNTPVRHAYIFEQLPEEKSSTSPFSSTWCSVQPGQHSLIKDFKDIFSSKEAKVTSFYFGKSRPPLMPVGSSSDPDLVSSLCKTMEDQFNSEENTPFAWCQLLEEDLKNATIDPSEISETFDSCPYYLSENTKSALQSSAYVNLHCKDYIKFTKDISSLSQRVLLSGPAGTDIYQQYLVKALAKHFGARLLTIDSSMLFGGKTTKESDSYKKGDRVRYIGSLQSTGIILDGESPPDFGSQGEICLPFEENRSSKVGVRFDEQIPGGIDLGGNCEVDHGLFCSVDSLCLDAPGWEIRSKHPFDVIIQFISEEIEHGPLVLFLKDTERICGNNDSYRALKSKLQYFPAGAFIIGSHVHPDDHKEKANASSLLLSKFPYSQAILDFAFQDFDRGTDKNKETSKATKHLTKLFPNKVTIQPPKDEIERSKWNQMLDRDVEILKGNANISKIRSFLLKMGLESSDLETVCVKDRLLTNECIDKIVGFALSHQLKHSTIPDPSSDVRFTLSSESLKHGVDMLESVESNPKSSNIRKSLKDIATENEFEKRLLADVIPPDEIGVTFEDIGALESVKETLKELVMLPLQRPELFSRGQLMKPCKGILLFGPPGTGKTMLAKAVATEAGANFINISMSSISSKWFGEGEKFVKAVFSLASKIAPSVIFVDEVDGMLGRRENPGEHEAMRKMKNEFMVNWDGLRTKDKERVLVLAATNRPFDLDEAVVRRLPRRLMVNLPDASNRRKILSVILAKEDLADDVDLEAVASLTEGYSGSDLKNLCITAAHLPIKDILEKEKKEKALAEAENRPLPQSFSSNDVRALRLSDFKHAHEQVCASVSSDSTNMNELIQWNDLYGEGGSRKKTTLSYFM from the exons ATGGTGGATacgaggaggagcgcggcggcgaagcgcccggcggcggaggaggaccaggaggaggagaaggcggcggcggcgccggcgccggctgcggctgcggcgggggagggggcgggggcGCCCGCGTCGGCGGGGCGAAGGCCGGCGAAGCGCGGCAAG GccgtggcggtggaggtggataGCGggaaggaggatgaggaggcggcgtcggcgtcgggggtggcgtcggcggcggatgctACGCCTGTGGTCGTCGGAGGCGGGGGCGCGGCGGTGCCGCCGCTTGACACGGCTGGGCTGCAGGCTCTGACCGGCGCGGTGGATAGGCTGGAGGCCATCCTGAGGCCCGGCGAGGCGGTATCGAATTCGGCCG GCCATAAGCGCAGTGCTCTTGCTAAGGATTTACAAGCAAAGTTGAAGGAAGTGAAGGATTTGGCGGATGGCGTGGCCAAAAAGCGGCTGCCCCCGGTGGCCAACAGGCGCCAGGAGCCCTGGTGCAGATTAATATCTCAACATGCTAAG AATCCTTCCATTCCTATTAATGCCTCGCATTTTACTGTTGGTTATGGAGCTCACCATAACTTGAGACTGGAAGGGTCATATACCAACTCACTTGTTTGTAGATTGAAGCATGCTAAG CGAGGTGCTCTTCTTGAAATCTACGAGTCCAAAGTTGTTCGTGTAAATGGAAAGTCTTTTGACAAGACTAATAAAGTTACGTTATGTGGAGGGGATGAAGTTGTTTTCAATACACCTGTGAGGCATGCTTAT ATATTTGAGCAACTTCCAGAGGAGAAATCAAGCACATCGCCATTTTCCTCTACTTGGTGTAGTGTTCAGCCGGGGCAGCATTCGCTTATCAAAGATTTTAAGGATATTTTTTCATCTAAGGAGGCCAAAGTAACATCCTTTTACTTTGGAAAGAGTCGACCTCCTTTGATGCCTGTTG GATCATCATCGGATCCAGATCTGGTCAGTAGTCTATGTAAAACAATGGAGGACCAGTTTAACTCTGAAGAAAACACACCATTTGCTTGGTGTCAATTATTGGAGGAGGATTTGAAAAATGCAACTATTGATCCTAGTGAAATCTCCGAGACATTTGATAGCTGTCCATATTATCTAAG TGAGAACACCAAATCTGCTCTCCAGTCATCAGCATATGTAAATTTGCACTGCAAGGACTATATCAAGTTCACAAAAGATATTTCTTCTCTTAGTCAGCGAGTACTGCTGTCTGGTCCGGCAG GAACCGATATCTACCAACAATATCTGGTTAAGGCACTTGCAAAACACTTTGGTGCTAGGTTGCTCACCATAGACTCTTCCATGCTATTTGGT gGGAAGACTACCAAGGAATCAGATTCATACAAAAAGG gtgaTAGAGTGCGGTACATTGGTTCGTTACAGTCAACAGGTATTATCCTTGATGGAGAAAG TCCTCCAGATTTTGGTTCACAAGGTGAAATATGTCTTCCTTTCGAAGAGAATAGATCATCAAAGGTTGGAGTAAGATTTGATGAACAAATTCCGGGAGGTATTGATCTAGGAGGCAATTGTGAAGTTGATCATGGTTTATTTTGTTCAG TTGATTCTTTATGCCTCGATGCTCCAGGATGGGAAATTAGATCGAAACACCCATTTGATGTCATTATTCAG TTTATCTCTGAAGAAATCGAGCATGGTCCTCTAGTCTTATTTTTGAAGGACACAGAAAGAATTTGTGGGAATAATGATTCCTATCGTGCTCTCAAGAGCAAGCTTCAATATTTCCCAGCAGGTGCTTTTATTATTGGTTCTCATGTACATCCTGATGATCACAAAGAGAAG GCAAATGCCAGTTCTCTACTTCTTTCAAAGTTCCCATACAGCCAAGCAATACTTGACTTTGCATTTCAG GACTTTGATCGTGGAACTGATAAGAATAAAGAAACTTCAAAGGCGACGAAGCATCTAACTAAGCTTTTCCCAAATAAAGTGACGATCCAGCCACCAAAA GATGAAATTGAGCGCTCGAAGTGGAACCAGATGCTAGATCGAGATGTTGAAATTCTTAAAGGAAATGCTAACATTTCAAAAATTCGCTCT TTTCTATTAAAGATGGGCTTGGAAAGCAGTGATCTTGAAACAGTATGTGTTAAGGATCGTCTCCTAACAAACGAAT GTATTGATAAAATAGTTGGTTTTGCTTTGAGTCATCAACTTAAGCACTCTACAATTCCAGACCCTTCGAGTGATGTTCGTTTCACTCTATCTAGTGAAAG TCTTAAGCATGGTGTTGACATGTTGGAAAGTGTGGAATCTAACCCTAAGAGCAGCAACATAAGGAAGTCGCTCAAG GATATTGCTACTGAGAATGAATTTGAAAAGCGACTTCTTGCTGATGTTATACCCCCGGACGAAATAGGTGTCACCTTTGAGGACATTGGGGCATTGGAAAGTGTCAAGGAAACTCTTAAGGAGTTAGTGATGCTACCTTTGCAAAGGCCTGAATTGTTTTCCAGAGGTCAACTTATGAAG CCATGTAAAGGAATATTACTTTTTGGCCCGCCTGGTACAGGAAAGACAATGCTTGCCAAAGCTGTGGCTACAGAGGCTGGTGCGAATTTCATAAATATATCAATGTCGAGCATCTCTTCAAAG TGGTTTGGTGAAGGAGAGAAGTTTGTGAAAGCTGTATTTTCACTGGCAAGCAAAATTGCTCCAAGTGTTATTTTCGTGGATGAG GTTGATGGCATGTTGGGTAGGCGTGAAAACCCTGGAGAACATGAAGCAATGCGTAAAATGAAAAATGAGTTTATGGTGAACTGGGATGGTCTAAGAACAAAAGATAAAGAGCGTGTATTAGTACTTGCTGCAACTAATAGGCCATTTGACCTTGATGAGGCTGTTGTTAGGAGGCTTCCTAGGCG GTTGATGGTGAATTTGCCGGATGCATCAAATAGAAGAAAAATTCTTAGCGTGATACTAGCTAAAGAAGATTTGGCAGATGATGTCGATCTTGAAGCTGTAGCTAGCTTGACTGAAGGGTATTCTGGCAGTGATCTCAAG aatctatGTATTACTGCTGCTCATCTCCCTATTAAAGATATCCTTGAAAAGGAGAAGAAG GAGAAAGCTTTAGCAGAGGCAGAAAATAGGCCGCTGCCCCAATCATTTTCAAGTAACGATGTCCGTGCCTTACGACTAAGTGATTTCAAACATGCTCATGAACAG GTCTGTGCAAGTGTGTCTTCGGATTCAACTAACATGAATGAACTTATTCAATGGAATGATCTTTATGGAGAAGGTGGATCAAGGAAAAAGACTACTCTAAGCTACTTCATGTAG
- the LOC4332811 gene encoding ATP-dependent Clp protease proteolytic subunit-related protein 3, chloroplastic: MASASLSLRLPTPSTAPSSGASSSFLSLPPTLLRQARGGAAASSALVARAASGGSPNPLFNPRADPFLSTLAAASPEELQAAAAGGGRRGDDHLPFLEIFQNAKLMASPAQVERSSSSYSQHRPRRPPPDLPSLLLHGRIVYIGMPLVPAVTELVVAQLMYLEWMNSKEPVYIYINSTGTARDDGEPVGMESEGFAIYDAMMRMKTEIHTLCIGAAAGHACLVLAAGKKGKRYMFPHAKAMIQQPRIPSYGMMQASDVVIRAKEVVHNRNTLVRLLARHTGNPPEKIDKVMRGPFYMDSLKAKEFGVIDKILWRGQEKYMADMLSPEEWDKVAGVRRPDIM; encoded by the exons atgGCGTCCGCCTCCCTGTCGCTCCGCCTCCCCACGCCCTCCACTGCACCTTCCTCCGGGGCCTCCTCCTCGTTCCTCTCCCTGCCTCCGACCTTGCTCCGCCAGGcgcggggtggcgcggcggcgtcctccgcgCTGGTGGCGCGGGCGGCGTCGGGGGGGAGCCCGAACCCGCTCTTCAACCCGAGGGCCGACCCGTTCCTgtccaccctcgccgccgcctcgccggaggaGCTCCAGGCTGCGGCGGCAGGTGGCGGGCGCCGCGGCGACGACCACCTGCCGTTCCTCGAGATCTTCCAGAACGCCAAGCTCATGGCCTCGCCCGCGCAG GTGGAACGATCTAGCAGTTCTTACAGCCAGCACAGGCCTAGAAGGCCTCCCCCTGACTTGCCATCATTGCTTCTTCATGGCCGAATTGTTTACATTGGCATGCCG TTGGTGCCAGCAGTTACAGAGCTTGTCGTTGCGCAGTTGATGTACCTTGAGTGGATGAATAGTAAAGAACCTGTTTACATATACATCAACTCCACAGGAACAGCTCGTGATGATGGTGAACCA GTTGGAATGGAGAGTGAAGGTTTTGCTATCTATGATGCCATGATGCGGATGAAAACTGAG ATCCATACACTTTGTATAGGAGCTGCGGCAGGTCATGCCTGTCTTGTACTTGCAGCAGGAAAGAAAGGAAAACGCTATATGTTCCCTCATGCCAAAG CTATGATTCAGCAACCTCGTATCCCTTCATATGGAATGATGCAAGCATCTGATGTTGTTATTCGGGCGAAAGAG GTTGTGCACAACAGGAACACCTTAGTGAGACTTTTAGCAAGGCACACGGGGAAT CCACCAGAGAAAATAGACAAGGTGATGAGAGGACCATTTTATATGGATTCCTTGAAGGCAAAGGAGTTTGGTGTCATTGACAAG ATCCTTTGGCGTGGTCAAGAGAAGTACATGGCTGACATGCTCTCCCCAGAGGAATGGGACAAAGTTGCTGGAGTCAGACGCCCTGATATTATGTGA
- the LOC107278442 gene encoding protein RALF-like 33 has translation MARRAPPFVLLVAAAAAALVVVPATAATAEALVAHWGMRAAPCLEGTVEEECVADGEVGVVGLRRWQRRRRLFQLMDDYGGGWAGAAAAAQYISYAALMRNSVPCSIPGASYYNCRPGADANPYTRGCSAITQCRD, from the coding sequence ATGgcacggcgcgcgccgccgttcgtcctcctcgtagccgccgccgcggcggcgctcgtcgtcgtccctgcgacggccgccaccgccgaggcGCTCGTCGCCCACTGGGGGATGCGGGCGGCGCCGTGCCTGGAGGGCACGGTGGAGGAGGAATGCGTGGCCGACGGGGAGGTCGGCGTCGTCGGGCtgaggcggtggcagcggcggcggcggctgttccAGCTGATGGACGactacggcggcggctgggccggggcggcggcggcggcgcagtacATCAGCTACGCGGCGCTGATGAGGAACTCGGTGCCGTGTTCCATCCCCGGCGCGTCCTACTACAACTGCCGGCCGGGCGCCGACGCCAACCCCTACACCCGCGGCTGCTCCGCCATCACCCAGTGCCGCGACTAG
- the LOC4332812 gene encoding uncharacterized protein isoform X1, which yields MELSMSGGALRTFTRCVTCLARVGSDLVLQAHPAKLELHTLNSSRSAYASISLARDFFDEFSLSAAAAADSAPSSTPLQCSVLLKSVLSVLRTPTAALDRIAASLPNPDAPKLQLTLHCLNGVKKTYWIACSAESEVQTLALDRSNFSSRLAIRPRDLARLLSNFQSSLQELTVIATDPAAGLSNVGVDGEIEGKAVELRSYIDPTKDDCDTRLHTQLWIDPTEEFVEYVHSGDSVDVTFGVKELKAFLTFCEGCEVDILLFFQKAGEPVLLVPKFGLDDGSSSDFDATLVLATMLVSQLTDSSVAQQPTTSAQRAEEPRVAATPPPVPENVSNHTKIWSELSGSAPKSFEVNREKYTQKERNANSNALNDTSMLHSVNARYKPPVADNANDTMQPMQMDHLEEPPDVVSDNPRSQHHPSNWVGADEDDDDDEDEELFVQTTPHYMD from the exons atgGAGCTGTCTAtgagcggcggcgcgctgcgGACGTTCACGCGGTGCGTCACCTGCCTCGCGCGCGTCGGCTCCGACCTCGTCCTCCAGGCCCACCCCGCCaag CTTGAGCTGCACACGCTCAACAGCTCGCGGTCGGCGTACGCGTCCATCTCGCTGGCGCGGGACTTCTTCGACGAGTTcagcctctccgccgccgccgccgccgactcggcgccgtcgtcgacgccgctCCAGTGCAGCGTCCTCCTCAAGTCCGTCCTCTCCGTGCTCCGCACGCCGACCGCCGCGCTCGACCGcatcgccgcctccctccccaaccCCGACGCGCCCAAGCTCCAGCTCACCCTCCACTGCCTCAACG GGGTGAAGAAGACGTACTGGATCGCGTGCAGCGCGGAGTCCGAGGTGCAGACGCTGGCGCTCGACCGCAGCAACTTCTCCAGCCGCCTCGCCATCCGGCCGCGGGACCTGGCGCGCCTGCTCTCCAATTTCCAGTCCTCGCTGCAGGAGCTCACGGTTATTGCCACCGATCCTGCTGCTGGGCTCTCCAACGTCGGCGTGGATGGTGAGATTGAGGGGAAGGCTGTCGAGCTCAGAAGCTACATTGACCCGACGAAAG ATGACTGCGATACGAGGCTGCACACGCAGCTGTGGATTGACCCAACAGAGGAGTTCGTGGAGTATGTACATTCCGGTGATTCAGTGGATGTCACATTCGGGGTGAAAGAACTCAAG GCTTTCTTAACATTTTGTGAAGGATGTGAAGTTGATATCCTCCTATTCTTTCAGAAGGCTGGCGA GCCTGTCCTTTTGGTTCCCAAATTTGGGCTTGACGATGGATCAAGTTCTGATTTTGATGCAACACTAGTTCTTGCCACTATGCTTGTATCACAACTTACTGACAGCAGTGTTGCCCAACAGCCAACTACTTCTGCACAGCGAGCAGAAGAACCAAGGGTTGCTGCTACACCACCACCAGTCCCTGAAAATGTCTCAAACCATACTAAAATATGGTCGGAGCTATCAG GTAGTGCTCCCAAAAGTTTTGAAGTTAACAGAGAAAAATACACCCAGAAGGAGAGAAATGCCAATTCTAATGCACTGAATGACACATCAATGCTGCATAGTGTAAATGCTCGCTACAAGCCACCAGTCGCTGATAATGCAAACGATAC AATGCAGCCTATGCAAATGGATCACTTGGAAGAGCCTCCTG ATGTTGTCAGTGATAATCCTCGATCACAGCATCACCCAAGCAATTGGGTAGGtgctgatgaagatgacgatgatgacgaaGATGAGGAGCTTTTCGTCCAAACAACACCGCACTACATGGACTAG
- the LOC4332812 gene encoding uncharacterized protein isoform X2, which yields MELSMSGGALRTFTRCVTCLARVGSDLVLQAHPAKLELHTLNSSRSAYASISLARDFFDEFSLSAAAAADSAPSSTPLQCSVLLKSVLSVLRTPTAALDRIAASLPNPDAPKLQLTLHCLNGVKKTYWIACSAESEVQTLALDRSNFSSRLAIRPRDLARLLSNFQSSLQELTVIATDPAAGLSNVGVDGEIEGKAVELRSYIDPTKDDCDTRLHTQLWIDPTEEFVEYVHSGDSVDVTFGVKELKAFLTFCEGCEVDILLFFQKAGEPVLLVPKFGLDDGSSSDFDATLVLATMLVSQLTDSSVAQQPTTSAQRAEEPRVAATPPPVPENVSNHTKIWSELSDVVSDNPRSQHHPSNWVGADEDDDDDEDEELFVQTTPHYMD from the exons atgGAGCTGTCTAtgagcggcggcgcgctgcgGACGTTCACGCGGTGCGTCACCTGCCTCGCGCGCGTCGGCTCCGACCTCGTCCTCCAGGCCCACCCCGCCaag CTTGAGCTGCACACGCTCAACAGCTCGCGGTCGGCGTACGCGTCCATCTCGCTGGCGCGGGACTTCTTCGACGAGTTcagcctctccgccgccgccgccgccgactcggcgccgtcgtcgacgccgctCCAGTGCAGCGTCCTCCTCAAGTCCGTCCTCTCCGTGCTCCGCACGCCGACCGCCGCGCTCGACCGcatcgccgcctccctccccaaccCCGACGCGCCCAAGCTCCAGCTCACCCTCCACTGCCTCAACG GGGTGAAGAAGACGTACTGGATCGCGTGCAGCGCGGAGTCCGAGGTGCAGACGCTGGCGCTCGACCGCAGCAACTTCTCCAGCCGCCTCGCCATCCGGCCGCGGGACCTGGCGCGCCTGCTCTCCAATTTCCAGTCCTCGCTGCAGGAGCTCACGGTTATTGCCACCGATCCTGCTGCTGGGCTCTCCAACGTCGGCGTGGATGGTGAGATTGAGGGGAAGGCTGTCGAGCTCAGAAGCTACATTGACCCGACGAAAG ATGACTGCGATACGAGGCTGCACACGCAGCTGTGGATTGACCCAACAGAGGAGTTCGTGGAGTATGTACATTCCGGTGATTCAGTGGATGTCACATTCGGGGTGAAAGAACTCAAG GCTTTCTTAACATTTTGTGAAGGATGTGAAGTTGATATCCTCCTATTCTTTCAGAAGGCTGGCGA GCCTGTCCTTTTGGTTCCCAAATTTGGGCTTGACGATGGATCAAGTTCTGATTTTGATGCAACACTAGTTCTTGCCACTATGCTTGTATCACAACTTACTGACAGCAGTGTTGCCCAACAGCCAACTACTTCTGCACAGCGAGCAGAAGAACCAAGGGTTGCTGCTACACCACCACCAGTCCCTGAAAATGTCTCAAACCATACTAAAATATGGTCGGAGCTATCAG ATGTTGTCAGTGATAATCCTCGATCACAGCATCACCCAAGCAATTGGGTAGGtgctgatgaagatgacgatgatgacgaaGATGAGGAGCTTTTCGTCCAAACAACACCGCACTACATGGACTAG
- the LOC4332813 gene encoding small ribosomal subunit protein eS21, producing MQNEEGQMVDLYVPRKCSATNRIITAKDHASVQINIGHVDENGLYDGRFTTFALSGFIRAQGDADSALDRLWQKRKAEVKQQ from the exons ATGCAGAACGAGGAGGGTCAGATGGTGGACCTCTACGTCCCCAGGAAGTG CTCGGCCACGAACAGGATCATCACCGCCAAGGACCACGCCTCGGTCCAGATCAACATTGGGCATGTGGATGAGAATGGGCTGTACGATGGCCGCTTCACCACCTTTGCTCTCTCTGGGTTCATCCGTGCTCAG GGAGATGCTGACAGTGCTCTGGATAGGCTGTGGCAGAAGAGGAAGGCTGAGGTCAAGCAGCAGTAG